A single Halarcobacter anaerophilus DNA region contains:
- the ruvC gene encoding crossover junction endodeoxyribonuclease RuvC: MKILGIDPGTRNCGYAVIEKTGNHVKLVEAGLIKIRTKILQEQIVEMTEGLDMIFNKYKLDEVAIEDMFYAFNPKTVIKLAQFRGAISLKVLQEFGNFAEYTPLQVKQAVTGNGKAQKEQVAFMVKRLLGIKKEIKPLDITDAIAIALTHSQRLK; this comes from the coding sequence TTGAAAATATTAGGAATAGACCCGGGAACAAGAAATTGCGGATATGCAGTTATTGAAAAGACGGGAAATCATGTGAAATTAGTTGAAGCGGGTCTAATTAAAATAAGAACAAAAATACTTCAAGAGCAGATTGTAGAGATGACAGAAGGTCTTGATATGATTTTTAATAAGTATAAACTGGATGAAGTTGCCATTGAAGATATGTTTTATGCTTTTAATCCAAAAACGGTTATTAAATTAGCTCAATTTAGAGGAGCTATCTCACTAAAAGTTTTGCAAGAGTTTGGAAATTTTGCCGAATATACGCCTTTGCAGGTAAAACAGGCAGTTACTGGAAACGGTAAAGCTCAAAAAGAGCAAGTTGCTTTTATGGTAAAAAGATTACTAGGAATAAAAAAAGAGATAAAACCCCTTGATATAACCGATGCAATTGCGATTGCATTGACTCACAGCCAGAGATTAAAATGA